The following DNA comes from Cytophagales bacterium.
CACAAGACAAAAAGTAAAGCAAATATTGATTTCACGGCAAATCAGTTGATTTCAAAAAGGAGTTTAAAAATTAGTACTCCCAAAGTTCCGACTCATACTCCATCAGCTCGTATTCATATTGCTGTTGGATAATCATCGCATTCATTGGATCTTGCTGTATCAGGTCGCCATATTGCTGACGAATGTCAATGTCTTCAGCGTTGGAAATTTTCGTAATCGGTGCTGAAAACAGCCTTAATTCGAAAGCGTCCGCAAAATTCAAATGACTAGCCTGATTCTGTACATTGTACCAAATGGCTTTATCAGCGTAGTGCGTTTTGAAAAGCTCTACAATATCTTCATATCTAAAGTGTCCTGCTAGCTTTTCGAATCCGCCTGGGTTCCAGTCAGTACCAGCACTTGCAGGTAGATATAAACTCACAGTTTGGATATAATTATACATTCGAGAGCGATTCCTGTCGAACACTACTTCTTCCTTTAAATAAAGTATAGAAAAGAATTCCGGTGGAATATCATCTCTTTTAGGGCCATCATCTACAGTTTCAGTTTCCTCAGCAGACGAATCGTCGAAAGTGCTGAAACCATCACCACCACTGATGAATGGATTCTCGTCTCTTTCAACAGAAATGTTCGAAGTAAACTGGATGTCAGGCATAAAATTGATGCAAGAGTCTGATCCGTATGGTCTTAGCAATCCTTCATCTACAGCCTGAATCAACAGTCTCGAAATCTCACCATTTTTAGAGTTGAATGGCTTATTCTGCTTTTCCTGCAGGTTCATTCTTCTCCATACCGTCTTCTTAAAAAGACTGTAACTCTGAGGAACATCCGGCTTGATTAAAGGCACACTTTGGGGCGCCTCTTGCGCGACTACTAACACGGGAGCCACGATCAAGCACATTAAAATAACACTAACAAATTTTTTCATACCTATCCTATTACACCAAAGATCACTTCAAAGGAATACTGATAAAGGATGCAGATTTGCTAATCGGAAAATCCTCTACTTCTCCTCTGAAATTCTTTCTTTGTACTTTTTTGATTTCGATGACCAATTGATCACCTTTTCGAGCTTGCGCGGCAATTTGTCTCAAATCAATTCTACCGCCACCTCTGACGACTTTTCTTCCAATACCGCCACTCACCAAAGTAACTTCGGCTTGAGCAACCTGAAACTGCGCGTCATCTGGCAAAAATTCTGCAAAACTTTTATCAGCCACTGCTCTTAAAAACAGTCTTTGCGTTTTTGCACTAATTCCTTGTTTCAGATCTACTTCTCCTCTATCCGTTCCAGAAACTAAATTCGGTGCAGGTATTCCACGTACACCAAACTCTCTGCTACCGATAGGGTTCCCGCCACTTGCAACACTTAAAGTAACTTTTCCTAATCTTTTAGGAATAACTGTGACTTGCCCTTTCTCCGCACCAGCAATATGATCTCCCCCAGTCACGCTAAATTTTGGATTGTAAGCATTACCCAGGGCCTGAACTTTTACATTCAACTTATTTCCACAATTCAGGTAAAGCGCATTCACAGACTGAGACTGAATATCAATTACTGGCTTGATCACGAAGTACTCGATATCAGTTTCGAATTTTTGATCTTCACCGTAGATGATCTCTGCCTTAAACGTCTTTCTGGCAATTCCTTCACTGTTATACTGTCCAGGAGTTGCTGTGAATGATACTTGTCCCTGACCATCATCACTTACCTGGATGGCTGTTCCATTGTATTTCATTTCAGGCTTAGCACCAGATGCAGAAGCCGCTACAAACATTTTTGCCTCATATTTAGTACCTGCCGCAACATACTTGGATTCAGGATTTACCATTGGAACGATATTATCGAAACTCAAATCTCCTAAACCTACACGGCTAACCAGGAAATCAAGCGCCGCGGTTTCCATGTTGAGCATTTGCGCCTGGAACTCACTCACAGTTGCAAGACCTGCAGGAGTAGGTGAAGATTCGAACGCCAATTGCGAGAACCCTTTTCCTTCCTGATTCGGATCATTTTTGTAAACTTCATCTTCGCTTGCATCAAGCGTGATGTAGTTATATCTGGCAAGCTGCTCAGGCGTAGCTCCGTTTTTCTTCAACAAGTCCTTGATGTAGTCAACCTGATCATCTAGTAACTTCTCGAAACGCTCACCATGGCCTTTTCCATTTTCTTCGATTGGCATCATGTAGTTACCAACCTTATCATAGTCAGTTTTACCTGCCAAATGGATTCGGTCACCATCGTGGCCTTCCAGATATCCACCAGTGATCTCAATGAAAGCTTCCTTGTATGCCTCCATGGAATCAAATAGCACCTGAGATTGCTTGCGCAGTTCATGAGCTGCTTCAAGAACAACAACATCTTTCTCACGGTTGCCTTTGTCGGTAACATTGGCGGTCATTTGTTTGATGGTCGTCTCGATACGCTCCTTTGTTTCACCATTGGCTCTTTCAAGAGACTCATTGATGAAAATAAACTTTTCAATTACTGTGGTACTGACGTTCAGGGCCAACAGAGCTGTTAGCACCAGGTACATCATACCAATCATTTTCTGACGTGGGGTTTCCTTTCCTCCTGCCATAACTTATTTGGAAGTTAGATTTTTATAAAGTCTTAACCTTTCATCGCGGTAAGCATGTTACCGTACACTTTGTTGAGTGATGCGACGTTGGTAGTCAACTTGTTCAATTCTTTTTGGAATTCCGCAGTTTCTTTCCCAGTCTCTGCCATTCCCTCCAATGCAGTTGTCAGGTTAGAATAGAACTTGCTTAGTGCTTTGGTATGATTCTGTGAATCTTTCAATTCCATTTCATACAGGGCATTCAAAGCGCCAAGGCTCTTAGTTACATTCTGAACTTGACCATGATATTCTTTAGCATCTTTAGTCGCGTCTGCCATAGCAGTCATAGCAGTCATTGTAGATGCGTAAGATTTATTCATTTCCGAAAGTGATTTGGAAGCAGACTTCACATTACCAGCGTATTCGTTGGTTGCTACAGCCGCGTCACTCAAATTCGACATTTTCTTTGCCGAATCTGCCAGATTCTTCATTCCGTCACCCAGACTCTTGATCAAATCAGGACCAACTTTTGCGTCTGCAAGCATTTTATCCATTTGAGCTGAAGCACCGGTATTTACTGGAGCAGCTACTGCTTTTCTTTTAGACGGGCCATCATAATCATCAGCAAGCTCAGGATAAACCTTCGCCCAATCTGGCTCCTTATGCTTAGGCTCAAATGCACTAAGAAGGAAAATAACCGCCTCTGTCGTCAATCCTATTCCAAGCATTTCACCAGCACCAGGCAAGTGAAGGATTTTGAACATCGCTCCAACAATTACAATTGCGGCACCGATGCCATAAACCTTAGGCATAATTGTGGAAAACAGAAGCTCTGTAAATCCGCCTTTTCTACCACTCATTATTATCGTATTTAGGTTAGTAAATTATTCCAAGTAAAAATTAAAATTCAGTTCCAGCAGATCGACCAAGGTAAGTCATCGCACATCGGAAACCGAGAGAAGCTCTCGTAGTATCCTTATGTTCGAAAGTCCTGGTACCTGTCTCAAGGAAGTAAGCAATGTCCTTCCATGAACCGCCTCGAACTACCTTATTGTCCACAGTCTCGTCATTGTAAGTAGGGTTCATATCCCATACCAAAGGAACTGAAGCCGGGTTGTAAGCATCCTCACACCACTCAGCTACGTTTCCGGACATGTCGTACAGACCATAGTCATTTGCAAAAAATGTTCCTACAGGAGAAGTGTAAGCAAAACCATCATCGAAGTAGTTTCCACGACCAGGCTTGAAGTTTGCTAGCAAACAACCTCGTGCGTTTCTCACGTAGGGGTTACCCCAGGGATATTTGGCCATATCCCGACCACCTCTTGATGCATATTCCCATTCTGCTTCTGAAGGCAATCTGAAATTAGGCATAACAGGAAGTCCGACTTCTTGTCTCCAGTTATTCAGATATTTAGTTCTCCAGGTACAGAAATACTTTGCAGCATTCCAGTCTACACCTACTACCGGATAATCATCAAATGCTGGATGAGACCAGTAATAAGATACTAAAGGATCTCCCATGTGATGGGTAAAATCTCTTCTCCAAACCGTAGTATCAGGCATCAAGTCAGCAATAGAAAAACCAGCAGGAAGATCCACTTCCGACCCTTCGGAAAGGTCTTCAGTGAATTGCCGATACTCATTATTGGTTATTTCCGTCGCATCCATGAAGAATGCGGAAATAGTGACTTGTTTGTTGAAATTGATTTGGGTCGCAGCTACGTCCTCATCAGCTTGTCCCATATGGAAAGTTCCTGAGGGTACGGATACCATACCGAATGGACGGGTCATCTCCCAACCCTGTCGATCAGCGGCACCTAGCAATTCTCCATTGTCTGATCTACCGCCGCCGCCGCCGATGCCGAAGAGGCCACAGCTTTGGAGAAAAATAGACGCACAGACAATGCTTAAAGTAGATAACTTATAAACACGCATAATACTCATAACACCTTATTGACTCGCAAGTATGTAAAATAAACAAACTTTAACAAAAATTATTGTGCCTTAAAGAGCTTAAATATATAATCTTAATCTCTATGGGCGCAAATTTAACTGATAATTAATCGGCTGGATCGGTATTTGAAAAACGTCAATGGGAGAATCTAGGCGTTTTGATTGCCTTCCGTCCACCAAAGATAAAATTCGGTAAATTGTACTTTATCATAAATTCATGGGATGTAGGCTGCTTTGCCTCCTGTTCATCCAGCACATAATCCAAGGCATATCCAACCTTCAATTCGTTGTTCGAAAGAAAGCTGTAACCCACCATAAAAATAACAGACTCGTCTCTTCTATACGAGAGACCTCCCCAGGCCAGGTTCTTGTATTCCGCTAAAACACTGAGGTCGAATGTAAACGTATTGAGGTCGTATCTCACCAGAGTAGATGGACGAACGACCAGATCTGAATTGATTTGGAAATCGAATCCAGCCATGGCGTTGACCGTACGTGCCAACTCATTCTCTAAACTATCCAATCCAAAATCGAAACTAGGCTCTAAAAGATTGGTTGCAGAAACGCCAACAAAGAATTTTTTATAGGAGTTGTAAAAAATCCCGGCGGCCAGATTGGGATTGAGCTGCGTTTCCTTACTTCCTACATTGAGTACATCTGTAGGATCCACAAATCGTAACTCATCAAAATTTTGTGTCTGGGAGAAAAAACCAGGCATGATACCAATATCCAGTGTACCTCTTTTCAGATTGAGCTGATATGACAATGGAATTTGGATCTGTAAATTATTGACTGGTCCAAGGTTATCATTCAAAACATGCAGGCCTACTCCAGACAGGTAGTTGGATTTTACCGGAGCCACCAAGGACAGGAGTTGTGTGTTGGGCGCTCCACCAGACCCATCAAATGAAGACGTATAGCCTACCCATTGCGACCTCATTTGAAAAGTCACGCTCGCGACAGGTTCTACACCTAATGCGGCCGGATTGTAATACGACCGATTGAACATATAATGACTGAAAAAGGGATCGTTCTGAGCTCTTACGATCAGGGACAGGGTTAGGAAACCTAAAAGGAACAAGTATCTCATCTTCTCCTATTACATTTTAGAAGGCTATAACCATTACCCGAAAACGACACTAAAAGTTTCAGCTCAAGCCATTTGCTTTCTTGATGTAGACCTCCAGTGCTCCGGTCATGGAAGGCGCGTTAGGCAATGGAGCCTCTATATCAAGAATCAAGCCAGCGTCTCTTACTGCCCGGGCCGTAGTTGGTCCAAATGCAGCGATTCGGGTATTATTCTGCTTAAAATCAGGGAAATTATCAAACAATGAACTGATCCCTGAAGGGCTAAAAAAGGCGATGATATCATAATTAACATCCGCAAGATCAGAAAGGTCACTTGCTACTGTCTTGTAAATGATCGCCTCATTATAATTATAACCACTGGACTTCAGAAAGTTCGGGATATCATCCTTACGAATGTTTGAACAAGGGAACAAGTACTTCTCATTCTTATGCTTCTTCAACACTTCGATCAGATCAGCAGCCGTTCTGACGCCTGTGAAAATCTTTCTCTTCCGGATAACAATATATTTCTGCAGGTAGTTAGCGGTTTGCTCTGAAATACAGAAATATTTCATGTCTGTTGGTATCTCTACCTTGCTTTCAGTAGCCAGGCGGAAAAAATGGTCTACCGCGTTTCTACTCGTTAATATCACAGCCGAGTGATCAAGAATATTGATCTTCTGCTTACGGAATTCCCTGATCTCCACCGGATCGATTTGAATGAACGGGCGAAAATCAATTTTTATATTATATTTCTCTGCCAGTGGGAAATATGGTGATTTTTCACTGGAAGGTTCAGGTTGTGATACTAATATGCTCTGTACGGTCTTTAATCTTTCTTTATTCGCAAAAAGAACGTCTTCACTCATGCCTATTCCTTGTTTTCTTTTTCCTCAATTCAACAGCCAACTGGCCAGAACGAAAGTCGGGAGTATTTCGGTAGCGCAAAGGTAGGAAATAATATGAAGATTTCGATTTGAGAGTGACCTAGGAAATCTAATAAATAACCAAATCAAAAATAAAAGGCTGATAATGATGCAAAATACTGAGCCAAATAATGGACTTTGGAAATGGTAATCGAAAAACCAAAAAGCGCACCACTCTACCAGCAACATCAACAAAAGCAGGGAATTGAGAAAAAACAGATACTCGCGTAACTGTGCCCCGTCAAAGCGATAAAACCTGAAAAGTCGGGCGATGGTCCGGATCACCAATATTTTTAAGCCCATGAACAAAAGGAGAAAGCTGGAATGCTTCAAAAAGAGCATAGAGGCCTGATTAAAATCTTCGCGATAAAAACTGGAGACCTGTTGAAAACTAATGAGCAATGCCGCAAGTACAATCAATAAAATATGCGGAAGTGTTAAGGTCGCTGTGGCGTCCGCCTCAAGTTTGTTACTCCAAAACCTGGCCGTGACTAATTGTCGAAAAGTTGGTTCATGCAGGGATTTTAGGACAGCCCCAAAAAACAGCAATAAAACAAAGAATGATAACCAGATACCGTCTTGTAATCGGCCTTCTCGTTTTACGGGCAACTGATATCGTGCCTCCACGGACTCTTCCACTTGCAATAATGTAGCCTGGATACTTTGAAAATTTGGAGAGGACAGGGTGAAGTACAACGTGTCACTTCGGAAAAATGACTTCAGATCCTGCAGGTTATAAACGTGACAACTGTCTATTCTGCTTTGATACAATCGGCTATTGACCCAAATATCCACCTCATCACCACATACTGACAACAATTGTTCATCTACGCTTTCAGAAAGCAGAAAAAAGCCCCCGACTGTGATGTCATCATTACTAAAGGCCTGCACCAAATTACTGTCTTCATAACGGAGCCAGGCACTGGATAAGTCCTGCACCAATAAGGTATCCTGCTGTGCCCAGACGACCCATGACAATAGACAGATGAACGTGCAGATGAGTGTTCTGATCATTAGAATCTGATGGAGTAGCCAAAATGGATCTTGGTGTTTCTAAAATCTATAGGTGATGCTTTGCTACTTCCGAGTGCAAAAATAAGACGAAAGTTACCATTGTTAGTATCCAAAGCTATTCCACCGCCGAAAGCATTTAAGAAAATGGCTTCCTTAAAACTGGAATCAAATTGATCAATAGCAGCCACATCATAAAATGCCAGTAAATAAGATTGTTGCGCGACGTATTGTCGATATTCGAATTGCCACTTGAACAGGCCTGAAACAAAAAAATCATTCTCATTGAAGCCACGAAGGCTCCTCAATCCACCAACCCGATAAAATTCATTTCTAACCAATTGATTTCCTTGTAGCAGGACGATCTCAAATTTTGAATACACCGCTCCTTGTTTAAAGACTGGTAGCTGAAACTGCGACATGAAATCCACTTGTACATTAGTGGTTCGAAATTGAAGGGTATCGTAAATGGCTTCAGGGAACAGCGTGTTTCTCCTGAATTTTTTATCCGCTACCCCTACGGAAAAATCGAGCCCAAAAGTACGTCCATAGGCAGCTACTTCTCGGATATTACCCCATCGAAGAAAAGGTCGGTATTCGGTCAATCGGTAATCCAGGCCATTAGAAATATCAGGTTCACTTGCCTGTATATCACTTGCGGAAGTTTGTAGACGCAAACCAACCTGTAAGGAAGAAGCAATGGGAACCTGCAAATCGAGCCCGAACCTGCGCTTGATAAAGAGGCTGTCTTGTCGAAGTATGGACAGGTTGAAAGCCACAGAAACACGGGAGCCTAACAAAAAAGGATGCCCATATCTCAGATCGAGGCTTTGTGATTCCGGAGAGAATCGGTTCCAGTCCAGAAACAAGGACTTTCCTGATTGAAACAAATTGTTGAGGTCTAATTTCAGATAGCCCGTTACTGTAGAACCTCCTTCTGCTTTTGGAAGGAATCCGAAAATTCCTTCTACCTGATCACTTTTTATGGATTTGGTTTTGAGGTAAACAATGGCCTTACCATTAGAGAATCCCACATCCGGAGGCTCGGAAAGTTTCACCAATGACTGGACGTTCAATCGCTGGGTGATGGATTCATACTTCCTTTCCTGATAGAGGTCGCCTGGTTTAAAGCCCAGCAAGGCATGCACATAGCGAACACTGACCTTGTCAGTTCCCGAAAGTGACAAGGTGTCAAAAACAATCTTTGGGCCGGTAAGCAGACGTGGAATGGCCACTACTTCTGCTCCGTCTATAGCTAAGGAGTCAAAAGCAACTGTCGCAAAGGGATAGCCTTCATTTCCTAATTTGGCCAAATAGGGTTCAAATGATTGAGTCGTCCATGGTTCTGGAAACTGCCACTGGTAGGCACTGCCTTTATATAGCGTCAGTGAGAGTGTGTCCTGAATCGTACGGGTTGTGTCAAATGTCGCAAAGGGATAGCCATCCTTGATGTATTGTAATAGTATCTCCCGGATGACATGTTCAGAATTCCTGTTATTCGGAAAGTACCCGGGATCACCTGAACCGGTGGCCACTTCAATTACTTGTTGTGCCTGTGAGGGAATCAACACAATGAAAGACGCCATCAGCCAAAGCAGAAAGCAAACAGCCGTATGTTTGCAAAAAAACCTCATTGGCAGGCATTTATTTTCACGTCCCTTTCTGTAAACAGGCTTGTCACTATTGTGATTTCCATTTTAGTACAAACTTAAAGCCTATGGAAGCCATGGTATGGGCCATGGATCACGAATTGCGTTTGCGGAAAGACTTTTTGGGCACAAAACAGATTGAGACAATCTACTTTGGAGGGGGTACCCCTTCCATGATCCCTGCTACTTTGCTTCAACAGCTTTTGGATCGGGTTCACGAATTGTTTGAAGTGTCTGCTGATGTTGAAATCACCCTTGAAGCCAATCCTGATGACATCAATAAGGAGATCTTAGCCGCATGGCGCACTTCAGGAGTCAATCGGTTGAGCATTGGGATACAAACTTTTGATGACGATCGGTTGAAGTTTTTGAACCGTGCACATGATAGTCGGGAAGCCATTCGATCTGTAGAACTGGCCAAGCAACATGGATTTGGCAACCTGACTTGCGACTTGATCTATGCCATTCCCCCAAATAGCATGGAAAAATGGGAAAGAGACCTGGACATCATGCTGGAGTTGGACATCCCACACCTTTCTTTATATGGGCTCACCGTGGAATCAGAAACGGTATTTGGGAAATGGAAATCTGCTGGGAAACTCAAGGAAGTTACCGAATCGGCCAACGCCGACCAATACGCTCATGCCATCAATACTTTGTCACAAGCCGGTTACGAGCATTATGAAGTGTCCAATTTTTGCCTTCCAGGTAGATATTCCAGACACAACAGTGCTTATTGGTTGCAAAAACCCTATCTGGGTATAGGTCCCGGTGCGCATTCATACGATGGCCACACCCGGTCATTTGCCATCAGAAACAACACTTCATATATACGCTCCTTAGAAAAAAAGGAATTACCGTTGGAAGCCGAGGACCTTAGTCCCACACAACAAGCCAATGAGTACATGCTTACTCGGATCAGAACTGGCTTCGGAATCAATCCAAAAGAAATTTCAACACTTGCCGGCGTAGATTTTTTAGAGAAATTCGGATCTCAATTAAAATCCTGGATCAATACAGGATTGATGGAAGCACAGGGGGATATTTTTCGCTTGACTTCCCTTGGTATGATGAATGCCGATGAAATCACCTTAAAATTGTTTCTTGATGAACCCTGAAACGCATAATTTTAAAGATCAGCACCAGATGTAGATGGAAACAGAAAAGAAGAAAGCGCTCATCTTACTCAAATCACTCATCTTCCATTACCATGGCCTTGACCATGACGAAAAGGAATTGCTCGATGAAAGTGTGAGAAAATTAGATGCCGAAGACGAGTTGGACTGGGCCCTGGACTTCATTGCCCGGGACTATCTGTCTGCTTTTGATCGGGCACGGGAATTTCTGCATAAGGCGTTCATCAAAATGGAGGAGTCCGAGCGTCTGGAGCACCTGCTCGATGTTTGGGAAGATAACCATAAGAAAGGCTATGTGACCGAAATGGAAACCACAGCCATGATCAACCTGGCCAAAGACTGGTCCATTGACAAGGCATTTTTAGGAGAAGTGAATCATTGATGCTTAGTCAAAAACCACCGTCTTGTTATCGAGACACAATACCTTCCTGTTGATATGGGCCCAAATGGCCCGAGAAAGCACAATTTTTTCAAGGTCTTGCCCTTTGCGAATTAAATCCGCGACTGAATCCTTATGCGAGATCTTGACAACATCTTGTTCAATAATTGGTCCCGCATCCAGATCTTCCGTCACATAATGACTGGTCGCTCCAATGATCTTCACCCCTCTTTCAAATGCCTGATGATAAGGCTTGGCACCGGGAAAAGCAGGCAGGAATGAATGGTGGATGTTAATGATTTGATTAGGATATTTCTTAATAAAATCAGCAGATAAAATCTGCATGTACCTGGCCAATACGACAAAGTCTACCTCATATTGATCAAACAGCGTTTTTTGCTGTTCCTCCACTTCTTCC
Coding sequences within:
- a CDS encoding type IX secretion system membrane protein PorP/SprF, which codes for MRYLFLLGFLTLSLIVRAQNDPFFSHYMFNRSYYNPAALGVEPVASVTFQMRSQWVGYTSSFDGSGGAPNTQLLSLVAPVKSNYLSGVGLHVLNDNLGPVNNLQIQIPLSYQLNLKRGTLDIGIMPGFFSQTQNFDELRFVDPTDVLNVGSKETQLNPNLAAGIFYNSYKKFFVGVSATNLLEPSFDFGLDSLENELARTVNAMAGFDFQINSDLVVRPSTLVRYDLNTFTFDLSVLAEYKNLAWGGLSYRRDESVIFMVGYSFLSNNELKVGYALDYVLDEQEAKQPTSHEFMIKYNLPNFIFGGRKAIKTPRFSH
- a CDS encoding uroporphyrinogen-III synthase, whose product is MSEDVLFANKERLKTVQSILVSQPEPSSEKSPYFPLAEKYNIKIDFRPFIQIDPVEIREFRKQKINILDHSAVILTSRNAVDHFFRLATESKVEIPTDMKYFCISEQTANYLQKYIVIRKRKIFTGVRTAADLIEVLKKHKNEKYLFPCSNIRKDDIPNFLKSSGYNYNEAIIYKTVASDLSDLADVNYDIIAFFSPSGISSLFDNFPDFKQNNTRIAAFGPTTARAVRDAGLILDIEAPLPNAPSMTGALEVYIKKANGLS
- a CDS encoding DUF4271 domain-containing protein, giving the protein MIRTLICTFICLLSWVVWAQQDTLLVQDLSSAWLRYEDSNLVQAFSNDDITVGGFFLLSESVDEQLLSVCGDEVDIWVNSRLYQSRIDSCHVYNLQDLKSFFRSDTLYFTLSSPNFQSIQATLLQVEESVEARYQLPVKREGRLQDGIWLSFFVLLLFFGAVLKSLHEPTFRQLVTARFWSNKLEADATATLTLPHILLIVLAALLISFQQVSSFYREDFNQASMLFLKHSSFLLLFMGLKILVIRTIARLFRFYRFDGAQLREYLFFLNSLLLLMLLVEWCAFWFFDYHFQSPLFGSVFCIIISLLFLIWLFIRFPRSLSNRNLHIISYLCATEILPTFVLASWLLN
- the gldM gene encoding gliding motility protein GldM yields the protein MAGGKETPRQKMIGMMYLVLTALLALNVSTTVIEKFIFINESLERANGETKERIETTIKQMTANVTDKGNREKDVVVLEAAHELRKQSQVLFDSMEAYKEAFIEITGGYLEGHDGDRIHLAGKTDYDKVGNYMMPIEENGKGHGERFEKLLDDQVDYIKDLLKKNGATPEQLARYNYITLDASEDEVYKNDPNQEGKGFSQLAFESSPTPAGLATVSEFQAQMLNMETAALDFLVSRVGLGDLSFDNIVPMVNPESKYVAAGTKYEAKMFVAASASGAKPEMKYNGTAIQVSDDGQGQVSFTATPGQYNSEGIARKTFKAEIIYGEDQKFETDIEYFVIKPVIDIQSQSVNALYLNCGNKLNVKVQALGNAYNPKFSVTGGDHIAGAEKGQVTVIPKRLGKVTLSVASGGNPIGSREFGVRGIPAPNLVSGTDRGEVDLKQGISAKTQRLFLRAVADKSFAEFLPDDAQFQVAQAEVTLVSGGIGRKVVRGGGRIDLRQIAAQARKGDQLVIEIKKVQRKNFRGEVEDFPISKSASFISIPLK
- the gldL gene encoding gliding motility protein GldL — translated: MSGRKGGFTELLFSTIMPKVYGIGAAIVIVGAMFKILHLPGAGEMLGIGLTTEAVIFLLSAFEPKHKEPDWAKVYPELADDYDGPSKRKAVAAPVNTGASAQMDKMLADAKVGPDLIKSLGDGMKNLADSAKKMSNLSDAAVATNEYAGNVKSASKSLSEMNKSYASTMTAMTAMADATKDAKEYHGQVQNVTKSLGALNALYEMELKDSQNHTKALSKFYSNLTTALEGMAETGKETAEFQKELNKLTTNVASLNKVYGNMLTAMKG
- a CDS encoding SUMF1/EgtB/PvdO family nonheme iron enzyme; translated protein: MSIMRVYKLSTLSIVCASIFLQSCGLFGIGGGGGRSDNGELLGAADRQGWEMTRPFGMVSVPSGTFHMGQADEDVAATQINFNKQVTISAFFMDATEITNNEYRQFTEDLSEGSEVDLPAGFSIADLMPDTTVWRRDFTHHMGDPLVSYYWSHPAFDDYPVVGVDWNAAKYFCTWRTKYLNNWRQEVGLPVMPNFRLPSEAEWEYASRGGRDMAKYPWGNPYVRNARGCLLANFKPGRGNYFDDGFAYTSPVGTFFANDYGLYDMSGNVAEWCEDAYNPASVPLVWDMNPTYNDETVDNKVVRGGSWKDIAYFLETGTRTFEHKDTTRASLGFRCAMTYLGRSAGTEF
- the gldN gene encoding gliding motility protein GldN; amino-acid sequence: MKKFVSVILMCLIVAPVLVVAQEAPQSVPLIKPDVPQSYSLFKKTVWRRMNLQEKQNKPFNSKNGEISRLLIQAVDEGLLRPYGSDSCINFMPDIQFTSNISVERDENPFISGGDGFSTFDDSSAEETETVDDGPKRDDIPPEFFSILYLKEEVVFDRNRSRMYNYIQTVSLYLPASAGTDWNPGGFEKLAGHFRYEDIVELFKTHYADKAIWYNVQNQASHLNFADAFELRLFSAPITKISNAEDIDIRQQYGDLIQQDPMNAMIIQQQYEYELMEYESELWEY
- the hemW gene encoding radical SAM family heme chaperone HemW, whose protein sequence is MAGIYFHVPFCKQACHYCDFHFSTNLKPMEAMVWAMDHELRLRKDFLGTKQIETIYFGGGTPSMIPATLLQQLLDRVHELFEVSADVEITLEANPDDINKEILAAWRTSGVNRLSIGIQTFDDDRLKFLNRAHDSREAIRSVELAKQHGFGNLTCDLIYAIPPNSMEKWERDLDIMLELDIPHLSLYGLTVESETVFGKWKSAGKLKEVTESANADQYAHAINTLSQAGYEHYEVSNFCLPGRYSRHNSAYWLQKPYLGIGPGAHSYDGHTRSFAIRNNTSYIRSLEKKELPLEAEDLSPTQQANEYMLTRIRTGFGINPKEISTLAGVDFLEKFGSQLKSWINTGLMEAQGDIFRLTSLGMMNADEITLKLFLDEP